A DNA window from Solanum lycopersicum chromosome 3, SLM_r2.1 contains the following coding sequences:
- the PP2C-2 gene encoding protein phosphatase 2C AHG3 homolog (The RefSeq protein has 2 substitutions compared to this genomic sequence), with translation MSFGETRTIAPTEPSTEAARRRRMEIHQFRFVASDMAVAPPSSMENGRKRKKLEKTVSVKSYDSKEKKQFKLERIVSLPLSLPCTDVGEKKLAENKETETNALDLTESASVSSNIERQGVSDCPKFGMTSVCGRRRDMEDTVSIYPSFLQDKHEKSSILHFFGLYDGHGCSHAAMKCKDRMHEIVKNEVESAGEATWKEMMIQSFSKMDKEVVEYSKGAGGTQTADCRCELQTPQCDAVGSTAVVAVLTPNKIVVSNCGDSRAVLCRNGVPIPLSTDHKPDRPDELNRIEEAGGRVIYWDGARVLGVLAMSRAIGDSYLKPYVTSEPEVTITERTVEDECLILASDGLWDVVSNETACGVARMCLRSGQNSDQACTDASILLTRLALARHSSDNVSVVVVDLKRGL, from the exons ATGTCTTTTGGCGAGACTAGAACTATAGCTCCAACCGAACCGAGTACGGAAGCTGCAAGAAGGAGACGCATGGAAATTCATCAGTTTCGATTTGTTGCCAGCGATATGGCGGTGGCTCCACCGAGTAGTATGGAGAATGGAAGGAAGAGAAAGAAATTGGAGAAAACTGTGTCCGTAAAAAGCTATGATAGTAAAGAGAAGAAGCAATTCAAGTTGGAAAGAATTGTTTCCCTCCCACTTTCGCTGCCGTGCACTGATGTGGGTGAAAAGAAGCTAGCAGAGAATAAAGAAACCGAAACGAACGCTTTGGATTTGACGGAATCTGCATCTGTATCGTCGAATATTGAGCGCCAGGGAGTCTCCGACTGTCCGAAATTCGGGATGACATCTGTATGTGGAAGGAGAAGAGATATGGAAGATACGGTGTCGATCTACCCGTCGTTTCTTCAGGATAAACATGAAAAGTCCAGCATCTTACATTTCTTCGGTCTCTACGACGGCCACGGCTGCTCTCAT GCGGCGATGAAATGTAAAGATAGAATGCATGAGATAGTGAAGAACGAGGTTGAGAGCGCAGGAGAAGCTACATGGAAAGAGATGATGATTCAGAGCTTCTCAAAAATGGACAAAGAAGTAGTTGAATATTCGAAAGGAGCTGGAGGTACACAAACTGCGGATTGTAGATGCGAACTTCAGACGCCGCAGTGCGATGCCGTTGGATCCACTGCTGTCGTGGCCGTCCTAAATCCAAACAAAATCGTCGTGTCCAACTGCGGCGATTCTCGCGCTGTGCTCTGCAGAAACGGTGTCCCAATTCCTCTGTCCACTGACCATAAG CCTGATCGACCCGATGAACTCAATCGGATTGAAGAAGCTGGCGGTCGTGTAATCTATTGGGATGGTGCGAGAGTTCTTGGAGTTTTGGCTATGTCTCGAGCAATCG GTGACAGTTACTTGAAACCGTATGTTACATCTGAACCGGAGGTGACCATAACGGAGAGAACAGTGGAAGACGAGTGTTTGATATTAGCTAGCGACGGGCTATGGGATGTTGTGTCAAACGTGACAGCATGTGGTGTGGCTCGCATGTGCTTGCGATCTGGGCAGAACTCTGACCAGGCTTGCACTGATGCATCAATCCTCTTGACAAGGCTGGCTTTGGCTCGGCACAGTTCGGATAATGTTAGCGTTGTCGTTGTTGATTTGAAAAGAGGTCTATAG
- the LOC101267876 gene encoding uncharacterized protein: protein MVSNGGSKIRWGELEEDDGEDLDFLLPPKQIIGPDEHGIKKTIEYKFNDDGNKVKITTTTRIRKLAKARLSKRAIERRAWPKFGDAVHEDVGSRLTMVSTEEILLERPRAPGSKAEDSKTAGDSMAQLVKGGAVLMVCRTCGKKGDHWTSKCPFKDLAQPSEGFVDKPPVAEANMPGGAVKGAYVPPSLRAGAERPAGTEMRRRNEENSVRVTNLSEDTREPDLLELFRPFGPVSRVYVAIDQKTSDSRGFGFVNFVNKEDAQRAIDKLNGYGYDNLILRVEWAAPRTNSHVLKF from the exons ATGGTTTCTAATGGAGGTAGCAAGATCAGATGGGGGGAGCTAGAGGAAGATGACGGTGAGGACCTCGATTTCCTTCTTCCACCAAAACAGATAATTGGACCTGATGAACATGGAATTAAAAAAACCATAGAGTACAAATTCAATGACGATGGAAATAAGGTTAAGATCACTACAACCACCCGCATTCGAAAGCTCGCCAAGGCTCGTCTCAGCAAACGAGCTATTGAACGTCGGGCTTGGCCTAAATTCGGTGACGCTGTTCATGAAGATGTTGGAAGTAGACTCACCATGGTTTCTACTGAAGAGATCTTGCTTGAAAGACCCAGAGCCCCAG GTTCTAAAGCTGAAGACTCCAAAACAGCAGGAGACTCAATGGCTCAGCTTGTTAAAGGAGGTGCTGTTCTAATGGTGTGCAGAACTTGTGGCAAGAAGGGTGATCACTGGACATCTAAGTGCCCTTTTAAGGATCTTGCTCAACCATCTGAAGGTTTTGTCGACAAACCCCCAGTGGCAGAAGCAAATATGCCGGGTGGAGCTGTGAAGGGAGCTTACGTTCCACCAAGCTTACGAGCAGGTGCAGAGAGACCTGCTGGAACAGAAATGAGACGTAGAAATGAAGAGAACTCAGTTCGTGTCACTAATCTCTCAGAAGACACTAGAGAACCTGACTTGCTTGAGCTTTTCAGGCCTTTTGGTCCAGTAAGTCGGGTCTATGTAGCTATAGACCAGAAGACTAGCGACAGCAGAGGTTTTGGATTTGTTAATTTTGTAAACAAGGAGGATGCTCAGAGGGCCATCGACAAGCTTAATGGGTATGGATATGACAATCTAATTCTACGCGTCGAGTGGGCTGCTCCCAGAACAAACTctcatgttttaaaattttga